The DNA region CTTTGAACAATAAAGCTTCTGGTAGAGACATTTCTTACTCATTATTGACATTTTTatcaaatgaaatataaattatatcaataatattatctcataaaataatattataattaaataaaaaaatattaactaaaatattacaagtttttaataatgttttaaagattttaaaaaaattaaactaaaagaaaaattTGTATACTAAAATACTGAAGTAACTCCATACAagataaaaataacaattatttcatAAACCGAAAAAAAGACAAAGAAAATTATACATTTCTTATCATGGTTTCCAAAAATGACAATAACGAATTTTACAAAATGTTCATACCCAAAGACATGATGTATGAAATGCTTCTTGGTTAGCTTCTTTTTAATCTCTATCGCCTGAGATGGTCAGCTTCTTTTTAATCTCTACCGCCTGAGAATATTTAGTTCAAACCACAGTGTTATTATGTTATTGAATTAGAAATAGACTAAAGTGTATTTCATCAAATTGAAATCGAAAAATATGAATACAAAACAAACAATCAGAATAGGAACAGATCATCAAAGTACTCTTAAATTGAACCATAGATCGTTCAACCGATTAAAACAATATGATGCAAAGTATTACTCAAGGAGCCTTAGGTTCATATTTCAAGgaaaaaaatacatgaataatACCTGATATTTGTTTGCAGAAAGGTTTGAGTAACTTGATTTTGTCAATTCAGTAAGGAAATGCCCTGTTATATGTTTAGAAGATGGAAATTAATCCGTTAAGATAGAAAATAGAAGTGACAAAAAATTTTACATGAATAGATTTGGCAAATGCCCTGTTAATGAGAGACATAACTAGATTTGGCAATTCAGATACATGAATTGacctatttaataataataaaatgattcaaataacAAGTGTACTAGGAAAGTAGTGCAATATTGACTCTAATCAAAAGTTGAGAATTGGAATCACATCATCTTCATATTTCTATCTAAAGCAACATATTACATCGTTCAATTCTTTAAACAATAAGATCAGAACTGCATAACAAAGTGTACTTAAGAGCATATTTACCTATAAACATCATTGATTGTAGTTTATTTGCATTTGAACTATTTAAAAGGCAAAATTGTctatacaatttttaaattaggaTCATATTAGTACTCATGACCAATGCCATCAATCCCGCGccattaattatttcataaaaaaattaaacatggAACAAGATCACACATTTttgtatttgaaaaaattacCAAAGGTAGGATAAGAAACATACAGCACAATTCTGATTTCCTCTTGTATTATGAAATTTGTAGGGGGAATTGCTTGTTAATAAGGGCAGAATTGCTCCATTTCAAGAATATCAGCAACACatgcaaaatatatatctaCTTGGCGTCATGCTTTACTCGGGCATGAGATTGAAGAGCACTGTCGGAGGTGAATGTCCTACAAATAGATTTTATAATGCAAAAAGTTAAAACGAAGTCGCAAATTCAAAAACATAATATGTTCTTTTAGAAGTAAGCATACTTGGTGCAGGATTTGTAAGTGATTTTGGCATCAAATTTTGGGCTTTGTTGTCCTTTTCCTGCTTGCTTTACTAGATGAGGAGTAGCTACATGAGCTACCTTTTTCCCCATCTGAAGTTTATAATATTTGCATCATCCAAAAATAGTCCATAATTGTGTCGATATGTAATGAAAAACGTGATTTTTTGAAAACACAATTTTCTAACCTTTCTTTTGAGGGGTGATATCAGCCTTCGCCTTCTTAGCTTGAACAGGAATCTTTGCTgcattttctctcttcttatcATTAATAGGCTTCAATAGAAAACATTGTCAAAATTTTTTAGCAGACCCgcaaaaattatttagaaacctaaaagaaaaagtaaaattaaagaTACCTTCTTGGGAGTTGGGTttcctcttcatcatcagagtcatcttcatcatcatctgaGTCATCAAAATCACCTTCCATATCCTAAATCAACAACcacgaataaataaaatattagataggCTATTTGAACCTTCGTCAAAGTTTTTTCATTATCTGAATAACAGTAAAACATGAATTAATTTATCAGAGTAATATTAGATTCATCAAAGCTATCCTTTTTTGGCTCAACAATGCTCACCTTTTGCTTGGAAGATGTTTCAGGCTTTGTAACAGTTTTAGCCTTAGTTGCAATGGGTTTTACAGCCTCCACCTTAGCTGTTACAATTTTAACATATGTATTCATCTTTAGCAAGCAAAAACTTACCAACATCAGGAATGGGGCACAAGGTCTTCATCTTCCTCATCATCatcttaatttaacaattggaTAAGATTGTCTTGTTTAAGGAAGATCTCCTTAAGCTGCTTTGACCACAAGAATTGTACTTCagattaatttatcaaaaacgATGAAAATTGCTCTTCAGAATTATACTTCAGATATTCTTGTCTTGTTTAAGGAAGATCTCCCTAAGACTGCGTGAACATCTAAGAGATCaacatgaaaatatatattatgaatgattCTAATATCATGAAAAACAGAGAACATAAATAATGATTTTCCACTACCCACCATTCTAAGAGTCCTGGTTAGTGTTCTCAAATCTACACAATGCTGGATTACAAATTAGATTTCCTGGTTAGTGTTCTATTTGCTCCCAAATACTATCCTCTTATATATGCTCTCTCTTCGCTTCCcccaaattaatattctctTTTGAAAAGTAGTACTAGAATCGGTAACAATACTAAAATCGGATTAAATTTTAGGatatcatatcattattatcagtaattgaggattttgaaaaataaaatatgttggtCGTGGGTATGTAAGGAACATCATTTTCCAAACTTACAAcaacaaataaacaaagaaaCTAAAGACAATCAAACACAGACTAACGAGAAAAGCATAGAAAACAATACAAACGTAAAAGAGAAGAGCAGAACGAACCAAAATTAGAAAAGGGATGCAAGTGATCCATAGATGTGAATACTCCCAAATCCAAGAGTCTCGAGTTTAATCTGAACCATATTCATCAACCGAACCGACTGCCGAGACCAGATACCCAATCCGAATAGCAGTTCTGTTAATATGAACGTGAAGATCCTCCAGTGATTGTCATTAACAAGTTTAACCATACGAATAACCTACTTCAACCCTAACGCAAAGATGCTGGAGAAGAGGAATAGACATGGAAGACGACTAGATCCTCGGGCATTTTCACGGTGGACGAAGTCGGCATTTGGTTGCCAGGCGCAACTTGAATCGTCGGTCGACCGCATTTGGTTGCCAAGCGAGCCCATTGAAGACTTCTATATATATGGTGAAGAGTGATTTCCGTAAGATTTAACATCATCTCTTATAGATAGGGTTTATAGATTTATGTAagatttactttttaattttaggaATTTTCTTGTTAagatttacttttttttaaattgtcttGGTTTTTGAGAATTTGTTAAGATGTACTTTTgacttttgaaatttttatgttatttgttttaCCCACATTTTCCCTGAGGTTGAT from Impatiens glandulifera chromosome 5, dImpGla2.1, whole genome shotgun sequence includes:
- the LOC124939116 gene encoding histone deacetylase HDT3-like, with amino-acid sequence MNTYVKIVTAKVEAVKPIATKAKTVTKPETSSKQKDMEGDFDDSDDDEDDSDDEEETQLPRSLLMIRREKMQQRFLFKLRRRRLISPLKRKMGKKVAHVATPHLVKQAGKGQQSPKFDAKITYKSCTKTFTSDSALQSHARVKHDAK